In the Agrococcus sp. Marseille-Q4369 genome, one interval contains:
- a CDS encoding heme o synthase yields the protein MSNATSSGVSAPAAPEAPGRATLKVKAGAYVALTKPRVIELLLVTALPTMFLAAGGVPPLGALVATLVGGFLSAGSANAFNMILDRDIDRVMHRTQHRPLVTGTLSVREARVFAWTLAVVSTLVLGLFATWLAAALSVAAIAFYVLVYTMLLKRRTEQNIVWGGIAGCFPVVIGWAGVTGTLDWPAWILFTLVFLWTPAHYWPLSMKYRDDYEAADVPMLAVVRGRPMVGIQVILYAWASLACTLLLIPVGGMGWLYTGVAVIAGAWFVGESHGLYHRAIKGEREVRAMRVFHASNTYLTLIFLAVGVDPLLPF from the coding sequence ATGTCGAATGCGACCTCGTCAGGCGTCTCGGCCCCCGCGGCGCCGGAGGCTCCCGGACGGGCGACCCTGAAGGTCAAGGCCGGCGCGTACGTCGCGCTGACGAAGCCGCGCGTGATCGAGCTGCTGCTCGTCACCGCCCTCCCGACGATGTTCCTCGCCGCCGGCGGCGTGCCCCCGCTCGGAGCGCTCGTCGCGACCCTCGTCGGCGGCTTCCTGAGCGCCGGGAGCGCGAACGCGTTCAACATGATCCTCGATCGCGACATCGACCGCGTCATGCACCGCACGCAGCACCGGCCGCTCGTGACCGGCACCCTCTCGGTGCGCGAGGCGCGCGTGTTCGCGTGGACGCTCGCGGTCGTCTCGACGCTCGTGCTCGGCCTCTTCGCGACCTGGCTCGCCGCGGCGCTCTCGGTCGCCGCGATCGCCTTCTACGTGCTCGTCTACACGATGCTGCTCAAGCGCCGCACCGAGCAGAACATCGTCTGGGGCGGCATCGCCGGCTGCTTCCCGGTCGTCATCGGCTGGGCCGGCGTCACGGGCACGCTCGACTGGCCCGCGTGGATCCTCTTCACGCTCGTCTTCCTCTGGACCCCAGCGCACTACTGGCCGCTGTCGATGAAGTACCGCGACGACTACGAGGCGGCCGACGTGCCGATGCTCGCGGTCGTGCGCGGCCGGCCGATGGTCGGCATCCAGGTGATCCTCTACGCGTGGGCCTCGCTCGCGTGCACCCTGCTGCTCATCCCGGTGGGTGGGATGGGCTGGCTCTACACGGGCGTCGCGGTCATCGCGGGCGCGTGGTTCGTGGGGGAGTCGCACGGCCTCTACCACCGCGCGATCAAGGGCGAGCGCGAAGTGCGCGCGATGCGCGTCTTCCACGCCTCGAACACCTACCTGACGCTCATCTTCCTCGCGGTCGGCGTCGACCCGCTGCTGCCCTTCTGA
- a CDS encoding Ppx/GppA phosphatase family protein, translating to MSGDRPVDGSLGDVQHGARLGVLDIGSNTVHLLLVDMRLGGRPVPTRSHRLTLRLMRYLDEDGAITDEGVEALLAAIRECVTIARSEPLDDFVVMATSALREAANGEAVVARIEREAEVTLDILSGPDEARLTFLAVRRWFGWAAGRILLLDIGGGSLEIAMGDDEEPAIALSAPLGAGRSTVGFFRSDPPSLADQRALRIYAKAVLDDAVAQVQPFGRPDHVIGSSKTIRSLARLAGNALPGVGDGDRAVLTRRQLDDWVPRIARMDAASRTALPGITTDRTFQIVAGGIVLSEAMRAFRVKELDVSPWALREGRLLQMLDRV from the coding sequence ATGAGCGGCGACCGCCCGGTCGACGGCTCGCTCGGCGACGTGCAGCACGGCGCGAGGCTCGGGGTGCTCGACATCGGCTCGAACACCGTGCACCTGCTGCTCGTCGACATGCGCCTCGGCGGCCGGCCGGTGCCGACGCGCTCGCACCGGCTGACGCTGCGGCTCATGCGCTACCTCGACGAGGACGGCGCGATCACCGACGAGGGCGTCGAGGCGCTGCTCGCCGCGATCCGCGAGTGCGTCACGATCGCGCGCAGCGAGCCGCTCGACGACTTCGTCGTGATGGCCACGAGCGCGCTGCGCGAGGCGGCGAACGGCGAGGCGGTCGTCGCGCGCATCGAGCGCGAGGCGGAGGTGACCCTCGACATCCTCTCGGGGCCCGACGAGGCGCGGCTGACGTTCCTCGCGGTGCGGCGCTGGTTCGGCTGGGCGGCCGGGCGCATCCTGCTGCTCGACATCGGCGGCGGCTCGCTCGAGATCGCCATGGGCGACGACGAGGAGCCGGCGATCGCGCTCTCGGCGCCGCTCGGGGCGGGGCGGTCGACGGTCGGCTTCTTCCGCTCCGACCCGCCGTCGCTCGCCGACCAGCGGGCGCTGCGCATCTACGCGAAGGCCGTGCTCGACGACGCGGTCGCGCAGGTGCAGCCGTTCGGGCGCCCCGACCACGTGATCGGGTCGTCGAAGACGATCCGCTCGCTCGCGCGGCTCGCGGGCAACGCGCTCCCGGGGGTCGGCGACGGCGACCGTGCCGTGCTGACGCGCCGCCAGCTCGACGACTGGGTGCCGCGCATCGCGCGCATGGACGCGGCGTCGCGCACGGCGCTGCCCGGCATCACGACCGATCGCACGTTCCAGATCGTCGCGGGCGGCATCGTGCTGTCGGAGGCCATGCGCGCGTTCCGCGTCAAGGAGCTCGACGTCAGCCCGTGGGCGCTCCGCGAGGGACGCCTGCTGCAGATGCTCGACCGCGTCTGA
- a CDS encoding COX15/CtaA family protein: protein MLERSRSLMAAAWATLVSQIVIVGTGGAVRLTGSGLGCTTWPNCEPESFVPVPEQGIHGVIEFTNRVWGAVVVAIAVVMLVMAIRRRADRSIVWLAGLVLGLSVAQALIGAVVVWMELRPDTVGVHFFLSVILVALSAVLVWKVVVGRPGPRVVPRWQSALVHLMTFALVVVVVVGVLTTGSGPHAGDGGAARNGLDPAVMQHVHAWPGYALLALTVAVAAVAWRRGPRLHLRWSLALLGVILVQVVVGIVQSRLGLPIMLVGIHMVLSVVSAAIGAAVVLSLRPPQTTDAQTTRADASAVVRA, encoded by the coding sequence GTGCTGGAGCGCTCGCGCAGCCTGATGGCCGCCGCCTGGGCCACCCTGGTCTCGCAGATCGTCATCGTCGGCACGGGCGGCGCCGTGCGCCTGACGGGTTCGGGGCTCGGATGCACGACCTGGCCCAACTGCGAACCGGAGTCGTTCGTGCCCGTGCCCGAGCAGGGCATCCACGGGGTCATCGAGTTCACGAACCGCGTCTGGGGCGCGGTCGTCGTGGCGATCGCGGTGGTCATGCTCGTGATGGCGATCCGCCGCCGCGCCGACCGCTCCATCGTGTGGCTCGCGGGCCTCGTGCTCGGCCTGAGCGTCGCGCAGGCGCTCATCGGCGCCGTCGTCGTGTGGATGGAGCTGCGACCCGACACCGTCGGCGTGCACTTCTTCCTCTCGGTCATCCTCGTCGCGCTCTCGGCGGTGCTGGTCTGGAAGGTCGTCGTCGGCCGCCCGGGCCCGCGCGTCGTGCCCCGCTGGCAGTCGGCGCTCGTGCACCTCATGACGTTCGCGCTCGTCGTCGTCGTCGTGGTGGGCGTGCTCACGACGGGCTCCGGTCCGCACGCGGGCGACGGGGGCGCGGCCCGGAACGGCCTGGACCCCGCGGTGATGCAGCACGTGCACGCCTGGCCCGGCTACGCGCTGCTCGCGCTCACCGTCGCCGTCGCGGCCGTCGCCTGGCGGCGCGGCCCGCGACTCCACCTGCGCTGGTCGCTCGCCCTGCTCGGCGTCATCCTGGTCCAGGTCGTCGTCGGCATCGTCCAGTCGCGACTCGGCCTGCCGATCATGCTCGTCGGCATCCACATGGTGCTCTCGGTCGTCTCGGCCGCGATCGGCGCTGCCGTGGTGCTCTCGCTCCGCCCGCCGCAGACGACGGACGCGCAGACGACGCGCGCCGACGCATCCGCCGTCGTGCGCGCATGA
- the sufB gene encoding Fe-S cluster assembly protein SufB, whose product MSDVLIDRPELESLGQYEFGWHDSDEAGATAKRGLNEQVVREISALKNESEWMLERRLKGLQLFERKPMPTWGADISGIDFDNIKYFVRSTERQAQSWEDLPEEIRNTYDRLGIPEAERSRLVAGVAAQYESEVVYHQIQEDLERQGVIFMDTDTALKEHPEFFEEYFGTVIPTGDNKFAALNTAVWSGGSFVYVPKGVHVEIPLQAYFRINTENMGQFERTLIIADEGSYVHYIEGCTAPIYSSDSLHSAVVEIVVKKNARVRYTTIQNWSNNVYNLVTKRAIAEEGATMEWIDGNIGSKVTMKYPSIYLVGERAKGETLSVAFAGPGQHQDAGAKMIHMAPYTTSSIVSKSIARGGGRSGYRGEVRVDANAHHSANSVVCDALLVDTISRSDTYPAIDIRVDDVVLGHEATVSKVSEEQLFYLMSRGLEETEAMAMIVRGFIEPISRELPMEYALELNKLIEMSMEGSVG is encoded by the coding sequence ATGTCCGATGTCCTGATCGACCGGCCCGAGCTCGAGAGCCTGGGTCAGTACGAGTTCGGCTGGCACGACTCCGACGAGGCTGGAGCCACGGCGAAGCGTGGTCTGAACGAGCAAGTCGTGCGCGAGATCTCCGCGCTCAAGAACGAGTCCGAGTGGATGCTCGAGCGCCGCCTCAAGGGGCTGCAGCTGTTCGAGCGCAAGCCGATGCCGACGTGGGGTGCCGACATCTCCGGCATCGACTTCGACAACATCAAGTACTTCGTGCGCTCGACCGAGCGCCAGGCGCAGTCGTGGGAGGACCTCCCCGAGGAGATCCGCAACACCTACGACCGGCTCGGCATCCCCGAGGCCGAGCGCTCGCGCCTCGTCGCCGGCGTCGCCGCGCAGTACGAGTCGGAGGTCGTCTACCACCAGATCCAGGAGGACCTGGAGCGGCAGGGCGTCATCTTCATGGACACCGACACGGCGCTCAAGGAGCACCCGGAGTTCTTCGAGGAGTACTTCGGCACCGTGATCCCGACGGGCGACAACAAGTTCGCCGCGCTCAACACGGCGGTGTGGTCGGGCGGCTCGTTCGTCTACGTGCCGAAGGGCGTCCACGTCGAGATCCCGCTGCAGGCCTACTTCCGCATCAATACGGAGAACATGGGCCAGTTCGAGCGCACGCTCATCATCGCCGACGAGGGCTCGTACGTGCACTACATCGAGGGCTGCACCGCGCCGATCTACTCGAGCGACTCGCTGCACTCCGCCGTGGTCGAGATCGTCGTGAAGAAGAACGCCCGCGTTCGCTACACGACGATCCAGAACTGGTCGAACAACGTCTACAACCTCGTCACCAAGCGCGCCATCGCCGAGGAGGGCGCGACGATGGAGTGGATCGACGGCAACATCGGCTCCAAGGTGACGATGAAGTACCCGTCAATCTACCTCGTGGGGGAGCGCGCGAAGGGCGAGACCCTCTCGGTCGCGTTCGCCGGGCCCGGCCAGCACCAGGACGCCGGCGCGAAGATGATCCACATGGCGCCGTACACGACGTCGTCGATCGTCTCGAAGTCGATCGCGCGCGGCGGCGGCCGCTCGGGCTACCGAGGTGAGGTGCGGGTCGACGCGAACGCGCACCACTCGGCGAACAGCGTCGTCTGCGACGCCCTGCTCGTCGACACGATCTCGCGCTCCGACACCTACCCCGCCATCGACATCCGCGTCGACGACGTCGTCCTCGGCCACGAGGCGACGGTGTCGAAGGTGAGCGAGGAGCAGCTGTTCTACCTGATGTCGCGCGGTCTCGAGGAGACCGAGGCGATGGCGATGATCGTGCGCGGCTTCATCGAGCCCATCTCCCGCGAGCTGCCGATGGAGTACGCGCTCGAGCTCAACAAGCTCATCGAGATGAGCATGGAAGGATCCGTCGGCTGA
- the sufD gene encoding Fe-S cluster assembly protein SufD, with the protein MTATETTPAHLATEDRFVPIQTRSERPTSFDPADFGTPTGREVNWRLSDLKRLAPLLVDEETETGAEHAIEYALAELEAAGMLVASTGHDAAPRGEIFRPEDVVSAIAWKRCENALHIRLPEGKVQEEAVIARLHGTGADRHANAHIVVEAMPGSVGTIVLHHSGSARYAQNVEVIVREGARLTLISVQDWQDDAVHAAAHQAVVGDGAYLKHMVVSFGGGVVRVNPSMRLAGHRAEGEMFGLSFSDSGQHIESQVFMFHEGVETRGDVLYKGALQGEGARSVWIGDVLIGQDATGTDSYEKNQNLVLTDGARADSIPNLEIKTGDIAGAGHASATGRFDDEQLFYLQSRGIEEEEARRLVVIGFLMEIVQKIGVPEIEERLADAIEEELRRGAGLAPASKAGA; encoded by the coding sequence ATGACCGCGACCGAGACCACCCCCGCCCACCTCGCGACGGAGGACCGCTTCGTCCCGATCCAGACCCGATCGGAGCGGCCGACCTCGTTCGACCCGGCCGACTTCGGCACGCCGACCGGCCGCGAGGTCAACTGGCGCCTCTCCGACCTCAAGCGGCTCGCGCCGCTGCTGGTCGATGAGGAGACCGAGACGGGTGCCGAGCACGCGATCGAGTACGCCCTCGCCGAGCTCGAGGCAGCCGGCATGCTCGTCGCGTCGACCGGCCACGACGCCGCCCCACGCGGCGAGATCTTCCGCCCCGAGGACGTCGTGAGCGCGATCGCGTGGAAGCGCTGCGAGAACGCCCTGCACATCCGCCTCCCCGAGGGGAAGGTGCAGGAGGAGGCCGTGATCGCCCGCCTCCACGGCACGGGCGCCGACCGCCACGCGAACGCGCACATCGTCGTCGAGGCGATGCCCGGCTCGGTCGGCACGATCGTGCTGCACCACTCGGGGTCCGCGCGCTACGCGCAGAACGTCGAGGTCATCGTGCGCGAGGGCGCGCGGCTCACGCTCATCTCGGTGCAGGACTGGCAGGACGACGCGGTGCACGCGGCCGCCCACCAGGCGGTCGTCGGCGACGGGGCGTACCTGAAGCACATGGTCGTCTCGTTCGGCGGCGGCGTCGTGCGGGTCAACCCGTCGATGCGCCTCGCTGGCCACCGCGCCGAGGGCGAGATGTTCGGCCTGTCGTTCTCCGACAGCGGCCAGCACATCGAGAGCCAGGTCTTCATGTTCCACGAGGGCGTCGAGACCCGCGGCGACGTGCTCTACAAGGGCGCGCTGCAGGGCGAGGGCGCGCGCTCGGTGTGGATCGGCGACGTGCTCATCGGGCAGGACGCGACCGGCACCGACAGCTACGAGAAGAACCAGAACCTCGTGCTGACCGACGGCGCGCGAGCCGACAGCATCCCGAACCTCGAGATCAAGACCGGCGACATCGCCGGTGCCGGCCACGCCTCGGCGACCGGCCGCTTCGACGACGAGCAGCTCTTCTACCTGCAGTCGCGCGGCATCGAGGAGGAGGAGGCCCGTCGCCTCGTCGTGATCGGCTTCCTCATGGAGATCGTCCAGAAGATCGGCGTGCCCGAGATCGAGGAGCGGCTCGCCGACGCGATCGAGGAGGAGCTCCGCCGCGGTGCCGGCCTCGCTCCGGCCTCGAAGGCGGGGGCATGA
- a CDS encoding non-heme iron oxygenase ferredoxin subunit has translation MTAQRACGVDDVAVSAAVRVELDGIAIAIVKDSAGAIHAIGDTCTHGEISLSEGFVEDDAIECWAHGSQFELRTGKPKNLPAYEPVPVFPVTIDGDDVLVDVQNPVKL, from the coding sequence ATGACCGCCCAGCGAGCATGCGGCGTGGATGACGTCGCCGTGAGCGCGGCCGTGCGGGTCGAGCTCGACGGCATCGCGATCGCGATCGTCAAGGACTCGGCCGGCGCGATCCACGCGATCGGCGACACCTGCACCCACGGCGAGATCTCGCTCTCGGAGGGCTTCGTCGAGGACGACGCCATCGAGTGCTGGGCGCACGGCTCGCAGTTCGAGCTGCGCACCGGCAAGCCGAAGAACCTGCCGGCCTACGAGCCGGTGCCGGTCTTCCCCGTGACCATCGACGGCGACGACGTGCTCGTCGACGTCCAGAACCCCGTGAAGCTGTAG
- the sufC gene encoding Fe-S cluster assembly ATPase SufC: MSVLDIKDLRVSIETEQGSKEILRGVDLTINSDEIHAIMGPNGSGKSTLAYTLAGHPRYTVDGGSITLDGEDVLEMSVDERARAGLFLAMQYPVEIPGVTVSNFLRTAKTAISGEAPRVREWIGDVRGAMEKLRMDSSFGERNVNEGFSGGEKKRHEILQMELLRPRFAVLDETDSGLDVDALRVVSEGVNRIKGETGLGVLLITHYTRILRYIQPDHVHVFVNGRIAEQGGRELADRLEEEGYDRYLKAGV; encoded by the coding sequence ATGAGCGTCCTGGACATCAAGGACCTGCGTGTCTCGATCGAGACCGAGCAGGGCAGCAAGGAGATCCTCCGCGGAGTCGATCTCACCATCAACTCCGACGAGATCCACGCGATCATGGGCCCGAACGGCTCCGGCAAGTCGACCCTCGCGTACACGCTCGCGGGCCACCCCCGCTACACCGTCGACGGCGGCTCCATCACGCTCGACGGCGAGGACGTCCTCGAGATGAGCGTCGACGAGCGCGCTCGCGCGGGCCTCTTCCTCGCGATGCAGTACCCGGTGGAGATCCCCGGCGTGACCGTCTCGAACTTCCTCCGCACCGCGAAGACCGCCATCTCGGGCGAGGCCCCGCGCGTGCGCGAGTGGATCGGCGACGTTCGCGGCGCCATGGAGAAGCTGCGCATGGACTCGTCGTTCGGCGAGCGGAACGTCAACGAGGGCTTCTCGGGCGGCGAGAAGAAGCGCCACGAGATCCTCCAGATGGAGCTGCTCCGCCCGCGCTTCGCGGTGCTCGACGAGACCGACTCGGGCCTCGACGTCGACGCGCTGCGCGTCGTCTCCGAGGGCGTCAACCGCATCAAGGGCGAGACGGGCCTCGGCGTGCTCCTCATCACGCACTACACCCGCATCCTCCGCTACATCCAGCCCGACCACGTGCACGTGTTCGTGAACGGCCGGATCGCCGAGCAGGGCGGCCGCGAGCTCGCCGACCGGCTCGAGGAGGAGGGCTACGACCGCTACCTCAAGGCAGGCGTCTGA
- a CDS encoding metal-sulfur cluster assembly factor: MALVEIDAAKFDAVTDALKDVVDPELDVNIVDLGLVYDLAWDDEQDALVISMTLTSAGCPLTDVIESEIAEKLDGIVQQFRINWVWMPPWGPERITEDGREMMRALGFTI; the protein is encoded by the coding sequence ATGGCACTCGTCGAGATCGACGCGGCGAAGTTCGACGCGGTCACCGACGCGCTCAAGGACGTCGTCGATCCCGAGCTCGACGTCAACATCGTCGACCTGGGCCTCGTCTACGACCTCGCGTGGGATGACGAGCAGGACGCGCTCGTGATCTCGATGACGCTCACGTCGGCGGGCTGCCCGCTCACCGACGTCATCGAGTCGGAGATCGCCGAGAAGCTCGACGGCATCGTGCAGCAGTTCCGCATCAACTGGGTGTGGATGCCGCCGTGGGGCCCGGAGCGCATCACCGAGGACGGCCGCGAGATGATGAGGGCGTTGGGTTTCACCATCTGA
- a CDS encoding tryptophan synthase subunit alpha: protein MTPEATADPSPRRRASLEVLRAEAADERSVLVAERLRSGEDPWDFMSQLPSVDEIVVLLLRSERILPPHAVRPGHEVSDRVLRRIVDDYPQLAPTVWSMLEPAEPERAWTPRVRRDAA, encoded by the coding sequence GTGACTCCGGAGGCCACCGCCGACCCCTCGCCCCGCAGGCGGGCGAGCCTCGAGGTGCTGCGCGCCGAGGCCGCGGACGAGCGCTCGGTGCTCGTCGCGGAGCGCTTGCGCTCCGGTGAGGATCCCTGGGACTTCATGTCGCAGCTGCCGAGCGTCGACGAGATCGTCGTGCTGCTCCTGCGATCCGAGCGGATCCTCCCGCCGCACGCCGTGCGCCCCGGTCACGAGGTGAGCGACCGAGTGCTCCGGCGCATCGTCGACGACTACCCGCAGCTCGCGCCGACCGTCTGGTCGATGCTCGAGCCGGCCGAGCCGGAGCGGGCGTGGACGCCGCGCGTGCGGCGCGACGCCGCGTGA
- a CDS encoding DEAD/DEAH box helicase: MTDTQTAPATDDEGDRATFAALGLPPEILRALDDVGYETPSAIQAETIPLLLEGRDIIGLAQTGTGKTAAFALPVLSAIDVARREPQALVLTPTRELAVQVCEAFERYAAHLGGVHVLPIYGGQGYGVQLSALRRGVHVVVGTPGRIMDHLAKGTLDLSSLSHVVLDEADEMLRMGFAEDVDEILQQTPVEKQVALFSATMPRQIRAISQQHLREPAEVTVRASTTTAPSITQRALMVSYQQKLEALTRVLEVEPFEAAIVFTRTRNETETVAERLRARGYAATAISGDVAQPQREKTIDQLRSGDLDVLVATDVAARGLDVERISHVINYDLPIDTESYVHRIGRTGRAGRTGDAISFVTPRERRMLSAIEKATRGTVEIMPMPSAGEVNATRLTRFDEAITAALGETERIERFREIIAHYVAHHDAQQEDVAAALAVVAQGDTPLLLDAEADRALQAPKERDRDRDAGGDRPERSSRRGPSDATTYRLAVGSKRGVEPRQIVGALANEGGLGRDDFGRITIRYDFTLVELPELSPGQLERLSQTRILGVPIDIRVDTGRRERDERGPRRDRDDRAPRRERDERPPRKPRHGRDR, encoded by the coding sequence ATGACCGACACGCAGACCGCGCCCGCCACCGACGACGAGGGCGATCGCGCGACGTTCGCCGCACTGGGCCTGCCGCCCGAGATCCTGCGCGCCCTCGACGACGTCGGCTACGAGACGCCCTCCGCGATCCAGGCCGAGACGATCCCGCTCCTGCTCGAGGGACGCGACATCATCGGCCTCGCCCAGACGGGCACGGGCAAGACGGCCGCCTTCGCGCTGCCGGTGCTTTCGGCGATCGACGTCGCCCGGCGCGAGCCGCAGGCGCTCGTGCTCACCCCGACACGCGAGCTCGCGGTGCAGGTGTGCGAGGCATTCGAGCGCTACGCGGCGCATCTCGGCGGCGTGCACGTGCTGCCGATCTACGGCGGCCAGGGCTACGGCGTCCAGCTCTCCGCGCTGCGCCGCGGCGTGCACGTGGTCGTCGGCACCCCGGGCCGCATCATGGACCACCTCGCGAAGGGCACCCTCGACCTCTCGAGCCTCAGCCACGTCGTGCTCGACGAGGCCGACGAGATGCTCCGGATGGGCTTCGCCGAGGACGTGGACGAGATCCTCCAGCAGACGCCCGTGGAGAAGCAGGTGGCGCTGTTCTCGGCGACGATGCCGCGGCAGATCCGGGCGATCTCGCAGCAGCACCTCCGCGAGCCCGCCGAGGTCACGGTGCGCGCGAGCACGACGACGGCCCCGAGCATCACCCAGCGAGCGCTCATGGTCTCGTACCAGCAGAAGCTCGAGGCGCTCACGCGCGTGCTCGAGGTCGAGCCGTTCGAGGCGGCGATCGTCTTCACCCGCACGCGCAACGAGACCGAGACGGTCGCGGAGCGCCTGCGCGCGCGCGGCTACGCGGCGACCGCCATCTCGGGCGATGTGGCGCAGCCGCAGCGCGAGAAGACGATCGATCAGCTCCGCTCGGGCGACCTCGACGTGCTCGTCGCGACCGATGTCGCCGCGCGCGGCCTCGACGTCGAGCGCATCAGCCACGTCATCAACTACGACCTGCCGATCGACACGGAGTCGTACGTGCACCGGATCGGCCGCACCGGCCGCGCGGGCCGCACGGGCGACGCGATCAGCTTCGTCACGCCGCGCGAGCGGCGGATGCTGAGCGCGATCGAGAAGGCGACGCGCGGCACGGTGGAGATCATGCCGATGCCGAGCGCGGGCGAGGTGAACGCCACGCGGCTCACGCGCTTCGACGAGGCCATCACCGCCGCCCTCGGCGAGACGGAGCGCATCGAGCGCTTCCGCGAGATCATCGCGCACTACGTCGCGCACCACGACGCGCAGCAGGAGGACGTCGCCGCCGCGCTCGCCGTCGTCGCGCAGGGCGACACGCCGCTGCTGCTCGACGCCGAGGCGGACCGCGCGCTCCAGGCTCCCAAGGAGCGCGACCGCGATCGCGACGCGGGCGGCGACCGTCCCGAGCGCAGCTCGCGCCGCGGTCCGTCGGACGCGACGACCTACCGGCTCGCCGTGGGGAGCAAGCGCGGCGTGGAACCGCGGCAGATCGTCGGCGCGCTCGCGAACGAGGGCGGCCTCGGCCGCGACGACTTCGGGCGCATCACGATCCGCTACGACTTCACGCTCGTCGAGCTGCCGGAGCTCTCCCCCGGTCAGCTCGAGCGGCTCTCGCAGACGCGCATCCTCGGCGTGCCGATCGACATCCGCGTCGACACCGGCCGTCGCGAGCGCGACGAGCGCGGTCCTCGCCGCGACCGCGACGATCGGGCGCCCCGCCGGGAGCGCGACGAGCGGCCGCCGCGCAAGCCGCGCCACGGGCGCGATCGGTGA
- the pnuC gene encoding nicotinamide riboside transporter PnuC, giving the protein MDLDWLAAIYGATIPVGGGQELLLREVVGNAFGLGSAVGGMLRRVWAWPVGIVGNVLLLTVFLGAILDPEHTLPTLLGQAGRQVMFIAVAVYGWVRWRQARAADGQIVPRWATWRQRTGLAVVLVVGTVALTPLFAALGSYEPVWADAWTFVGSLLATYGMARGWTEFWLIWVLVDLVGVPLLLSAGYWATAAMYAFYGGFTVWGFVVWARARRKPSVEVLLPDPRVERADR; this is encoded by the coding sequence ATGGACCTCGACTGGCTCGCCGCGATCTACGGCGCGACGATCCCCGTGGGCGGAGGGCAGGAGCTGCTGCTGCGCGAGGTCGTGGGGAACGCCTTCGGCCTCGGGAGCGCGGTGGGCGGCATGCTGCGGCGCGTCTGGGCATGGCCCGTGGGCATCGTCGGCAACGTGCTGCTGCTCACGGTGTTCCTCGGCGCGATCCTCGACCCGGAGCACACCCTGCCAACGCTGCTCGGCCAAGCCGGCCGGCAGGTGATGTTCATCGCGGTCGCGGTCTACGGCTGGGTGCGCTGGCGGCAGGCGCGCGCCGCCGACGGGCAGATCGTGCCGCGCTGGGCCACGTGGCGGCAGCGCACCGGACTCGCCGTCGTGCTCGTCGTCGGCACGGTCGCCCTCACGCCGCTCTTCGCGGCCCTCGGCTCCTACGAGCCCGTGTGGGCCGACGCCTGGACCTTCGTCGGCTCGCTCCTCGCGACCTACGGGATGGCACGCGGCTGGACGGAGTTCTGGCTCATCTGGGTGCTCGTCGACCTCGTCGGCGTGCCGCTGCTGCTCTCGGCCGGCTACTGGGCGACGGCGGCGATGTACGCCTTCTACGGCGGGTTCACCGTGTGGGGCTTCGTCGTCTGGGCACGGGCGCGCCGGAAGCCCTCGGTCGAGGTGCTGCTGCCGGATCCGCGGGTCGAGCGCGCCGACCGCTGA
- a CDS encoding biotin transporter BioY gives MTAVALPLPRRTVLADALVGHRSLVKDVLLVAAGITVVAALAQVEIPMWPVPITGQTLGVMLVAASLGFRRGVAAMVGYLALGVAGAPIFAGFTGGLLAVGKPSFGFIIGFIATAAVVGWLAERRWDRRPLLAIALFGLASLIPFAFGIPYMAAVLAAMGTPVGIAGALQLGFVPFIVGGIVKWALAAAIMPAAWAGARRIDRSID, from the coding sequence ATGACCGCTGTCGCTCTCCCGCTCCCCCGCCGCACCGTCCTCGCCGACGCGCTCGTCGGGCACCGCTCGCTCGTCAAGGACGTGCTGCTCGTCGCCGCCGGCATCACCGTCGTCGCGGCGCTCGCGCAGGTCGAGATCCCGATGTGGCCCGTGCCCATCACGGGGCAGACGCTCGGGGTCATGCTCGTCGCCGCGTCGCTCGGCTTCCGCCGCGGCGTCGCCGCGATGGTCGGCTACCTCGCGCTCGGCGTCGCCGGGGCGCCGATCTTCGCCGGCTTCACGGGCGGCCTGCTCGCGGTCGGCAAGCCGAGCTTCGGCTTCATCATCGGCTTCATCGCGACCGCGGCGGTCGTCGGCTGGCTCGCCGAGCGGCGCTGGGACCGCCGCCCGCTGCTCGCGATCGCGCTCTTCGGCCTCGCGAGCCTCATCCCCTTCGCCTTCGGCATCCCCTACATGGCGGCCGTGCTCGCGGCGATGGGGACGCCCGTCGGGATCGCGGGCGCGCTGCAGCTCGGCTTCGTGCCGTTCATCGTCGGCGGCATCGTGAAGTGGGCGCTCGCGGCGGCGATCATGCCCGCCGCATGGGCCGGCGCGCGCCGCATCGACCGCTCGATCGACTGA